A window of the Vigna angularis cultivar LongXiaoDou No.4 chromosome 3, ASM1680809v1, whole genome shotgun sequence genome harbors these coding sequences:
- the LOC108324466 gene encoding serine/threonine-protein phosphatase 7 long form homolog, which yields MPEPHVIVAPVIEEVGFGVVSKLRHLKVDHGLVTTLVERWRLETHTFHLPIGECTITLQDVSLQLGLRVDGPPVIGPTMFDWEDMCDTLLGITPIKGESLVGSTVKLKWLRENMLPIHDDSSLDKIHAHARAYILGLIGGVLMPDKTGNKVHLMYLNFLSNLRRTRRYSWGTACLVVLYREMCRAIDRHSKTMGGCAPLLQSWAWFRMPFIAPISRLQFSFPLVCRWSGGRVLTIQNVPHNDLIGYRSRLDHIEHNQVTLYLSFKSFLVKNESDNDGPLTRFTWAPYEGLESIIPAQAYKDQALWTSCTTLICFAIVEWHQSDRVKLQFRLSQHVPELPNNLDDLHKVDMKGKQDENWGTRHAQWIDVWNNRRDLTLTGIPVLGPLIHTSEYMSWYFENAILFLSVPQMLNDPRMHRALTSTHLHSPEYHHSRDHENTHHAEASMDARRHSLSSFSNLGMPSLFGTYAPTTPSAHAIGGPYDNSFYFVESHNKICTSFATYGGGEGEEHIQRQPSPEEPPRPPQEEPPRPPHGRRNPTRNRR from the coding sequence ATGCCTGAACCACATGTTATAGTTGCTCCTGTTATAGAGGAAGTTGGGTTTGGTGTTGTATCTAAATTGAGACACTTAAAAGTAGATCACGGGTTAGTTACAACGTTGGTCGAAAGGTGGAGGCTTGAGACACATACTTTTCATCTTCCAATTGGAGAATGCACAATTACCTTGCAAGATGTGTCACTACAATTGGGGCTTAGAGTTGATGGTCCTCCAGTAATTGGACCTACAATGTTTGATTGGGAAGATATGTGTGATACATTGTTAGGGATTACACCGATTAAGGGGGAGTCCCTTGTTGGATCTACGGTGAAGCTAAAGTGGTTGCGGGAAAATATGTTGCCTATACATGACGACTCAAGTCTCGACAAAATACATGCCCATGCAAGGGCATATATATTAGGACTAATTGGAGGGGTTCTTATGCCTGATAAAACAGGTAATAAAGTACACTTAATGTACTTGAATTTCTTAAGTAATCTTCGCAGAACTCGACGATATAGTTGGGGGACTGCTTGTTTAGTTGTGTTGTACAGGGAGATGTGTAGAGCAATAGATCGACATTCAAAGACCATGGGTGGTTGTGCACCGTTGTTACAATCGTGGGCATGGTTTCGTATGCCCTTTATTGCACCAATTTCGCGACTGCAATTTAGTTTCCCACTTGTATGTCGATGGAGCGGAGGTCGTGTTTTGACCATTCAAAATGTCCCCCACAATGATTTAATCGGATACCGATCAAGGCTAGACCATATAGAACATAACCAGGTAACATTGTATTTGTCATTCAAATCTTTTTTGGTAAAAAATGAATCAGACAATGATGGTCCATTGACGCGGTTTACATGGGCTCCATATGAGGGATTAGAGTCAATTATTCCTGCCCAAGCTTACAAAGACCAGGCATTGTGGACTTCATGCAcaactttaatttgttttgcAATTGTTGAATGGCACCAGTCAGACCGGGTCAAGTTACAATTTCGCCTATCACAACATGTTCCTGAATTACCAAACAATCTTGATGACCTCCATAAAGTTGATATGAAGGGCAAACAAGATGAGAATTGGGGTACTAGACATGCCCAATGGATAGACGTATGGAACAATAGGCGTGACCTAACATTGACGGGAATTCCAGTTCTAGGGCCACTTATCCACACAAGCGAGTACATGTCTTGGTATTTTGAGAAtgcaattttgtttttgtctgtTCCACAAATGTTGAATGACCCTAGGATGCATCGTGCCTTGACATCGACACATCTTCATTCTCCTGAATACCATCATAGTAGGGACCATGAAAACACTCATCATGCAGAGGCAAGTATGGATGCAAGAAGGCATTCCCTTTCATCGTTCTCTAATCTAGGCATGCCAAGCTTGTTTGGAACTTATGCCCCTACTACACCTTCGGCCCACGCTATTGGAGGACCTTACGAtaactcattttattttgttgaaagcCATAACAAAATATGTACTTCCTTTGCTACTTATGGAGGAGGTGAAGGTGAAGAACATATTCAACGACAACCTTCACCGGAAGAACCACCTAGACCTCCACAGGAAGAACCACCTAGACCTCCACATGGAAGGAGAAATCCAACTAGAAATAGACGGTGA